GGAACAGCACCTTGACTACGAATAAATTCTTCAGCAATCTGATCTAATTCCAGTGTAGTTATTCCTGGCTTAAGTGCATGGGCAAGGAGTTCGTGTGTTTTTGCTAGAATCAAACCTGCTGACCGAATCTTTTTAACTTCTTCGTCAGATTTTATTATTATACCCACTATTTACTCACTTCCAATGCTTCTTTAATCCGATTACTTATTTCTTCCACTTCACCAACACCGTCTACAGTTGTAAGTATTCCCTTATTTTGATAGTATTCAATCAACGGTTGAGTTTGTTCATGGTAAATTTCTAATCTTTTTCTGACGGTTTCTTCTTTGTCATCATCCCGCTGTATTAAATCTGAACTGCACTCATCACAAATGTTTTCTTTTGCAGGCTTCTTAAACTCGATGTGATAAGAAGCACCACATTGTGGGCATACTCGTCTTCCGCTCATTCTTATAATTATCTTTTCATCTGGAACATGAACATTTACAGCTCTGTCAAGTTTTATACCCATATGATCCAAAGCCTCATCCAACGCCTTAGCTTGTGGTATAGTTCTTGGAAATCCGTCCAGTATGAAACCGTTCTTACAATCATCCTGGGTAAGTCTGTCTTTTACAATTTCCACAACCAATTCATCAGGTACTAAAAGACCTTTATCCATGTATTCTTTAGCTTTCTTGCCTAAATCCGTTTCATTCTTTATATTCATTCTGAGTATATCCCCAGTAGAAATCTGAGGAATATTATATGCCTTGGAAAGAAGTTGTGCTTGTGTTCCTTTGCCAGCTCCCGGTGCGCCTAGCATAATCAATCTCATAATGGTCTCCTCCTTGGGCTCTAGCTTAAAAAGCCTTTGTAATGCCTCATGAGCATTTGAGCTTCCATTTGCTTAACAGTATCCAATGCTACACCTACTACGATCAGTAATGAGGTTCCTCCGAAACTAACGTTCATCTTAAATATCGCCTGTAAAGCTACAGGCATAAGAGCAATGATCGCTAAGAAAATGGCTCCAACCAGTGTAATTTGGTTAACAACTTTAGTTAAATAGTCTGCTGTTGGTTTCCCCGGTCTGATCCCTGGAATAAATCCTCCGTTTTTCTTCATATTATTTGCGATCTCAATTGGATTAAATGTGATCGTTGAATAGAAGAATGTAAAGAAGAGGATAAGGAGTGCATAAAGCACTGCACCAAAGGGATGAGTCCAACGAAGCCAAACTAAGATTTTACCCCAAACTCCTGTTGGATTCGCTACAAAGAAATTGGTTACCATCTCAGGAAATTGAAGTAAAGACATAGCAAAGATAATTGGTATAACCCCTGCTAAGTTTACTTTCACAGGAATATGGGTGGATTGGCCTCCATATACCTTTCTTCCTGATGTTCTCTTCGCATATTGAACAGCAATTCTTCTTTCTCCTTGTTGCACCAAAACAACAAAAGCAATCATAATTACGAAGACTACTAGCAGGAGCGCCGTGACAACGTAATTTTTATAGCTTAGAAGTACATTGACACCTACAGGTAATCTGGACACAATGTTTACAAAGATAATCAGTGAAGTTCCATTGCCGATTCCTTTTTCGGTGATCTGTTCTCCAATCCACATCATGAAGGCAGTTCCAGCTACAAATGAAAGAATTGCAACAATCCAAGACCATAAATTTGGATTAATTAAAACGTTTTGGTTGCGCATTGCAAAGGTGAAGCCCCATGCCTGGATTGCAGCCAATACAATGGTCAAATACCTTGTGTATTTTGCAATTGTTTTTCTTCCTTCTTCTCCTTCTTTAGCCATCTCTTCCAATTTAGGAATAGCTATTTGGAGAAGTTGAAGGATAATGGATGCATTAATATAAGGAACTATTCCCATTGCAAAAATAGTCATATTTTGCAATGCCCCACCAGAAATCATGTCAAAAAGCCCTAAAGCTCCTCCCTGCTGTTTTAATAAATTCTTGATTGCAGAGGCATTAACACCAGGAACAGGAATATGGGCTCCTAAACGAATTACTAACAACATCATAAATGTATATATTAATCTTTTTCTTAAATCAGGTATCTTCCAGGCGTTTCTAAGGGTTTTGAACACCTAAATCACCTCTGCTTTTCCACCGGCAGCTTCGATCTTTTCTACTGCTGATTTGCTGTAATAGTTAACCATTACAGTTAATTTCTTGGTTATGTCTCCGTTCCCGAGAATTTTTACGCCGTCTTTAGGATTTTTGATGATGCCTGCTTCTTTTAAAGTATCTACAGTTACTACTGTGTTGTCTTCAAAGATATTCAAACGATCTACATTAATTGCTATGATTTCTTTACTGTTTCTATTTGTGAATCCTCTCTTAGGAAGACGTCTGTAAAGTGGCATTTGTCCACCTTCAAAACCAGGTCTTACGCCGCCACCTGAACGTGCTTTCTGACCTTTATGTCCCTTTCCTGCAGTTTTACCTGCACCAGAAGCATGACCTCTTCCTTTTCTGAAACGGTTTTGTTTGGAACCTTCTGCTGGTCTTAATTCACTTAAGTTCATCTTGGCACCTCCTTTAAAGTCTTATTTTCTTATATTTCTTCAACCTTTACGAGATGAGAAATTCTGTTAATCATTCCACGAATGGCTGCATTGTCTTGGTGTTCAACTGTTTTATGCATTTTTGTAAGGCCTAAAGCTTGTGCAGTAAGCTTTTGCTTAGGTTTTGCGCCAATTGTGGATTTCACTAATGTAATTTTTAATTTA
This is a stretch of genomic DNA from Defluviitalea raffinosedens. It encodes these proteins:
- the rpmD gene encoding 50S ribosomal protein L30, translating into MANKLKITLVKSTIGAKPKQKLTAQALGLTKMHKTVEHQDNAAIRGMINRISHLVKVEEI
- the rplO gene encoding 50S ribosomal protein L15, encoding MNLSELRPAEGSKQNRFRKGRGHASGAGKTAGKGHKGQKARSGGGVRPGFEGGQMPLYRRLPKRGFTNRNSKEIIAINVDRLNIFEDNTVVTVDTLKEAGIIKNPKDGVKILGNGDITKKLTVMVNYYSKSAVEKIEAAGGKAEVI
- the secY gene encoding preprotein translocase subunit SecY, with the protein product MFKTLRNAWKIPDLRKRLIYTFMMLLVIRLGAHIPVPGVNASAIKNLLKQQGGALGLFDMISGGALQNMTIFAMGIVPYINASIILQLLQIAIPKLEEMAKEGEEGRKTIAKYTRYLTIVLAAIQAWGFTFAMRNQNVLINPNLWSWIVAILSFVAGTAFMMWIGEQITEKGIGNGTSLIIFVNIVSRLPVGVNVLLSYKNYVVTALLLVVFVIMIAFVVLVQQGERRIAVQYAKRTSGRKVYGGQSTHIPVKVNLAGVIPIIFAMSLLQFPEMVTNFFVANPTGVWGKILVWLRWTHPFGAVLYALLILFFTFFYSTITFNPIEIANNMKKNGGFIPGIRPGKPTADYLTKVVNQITLVGAIFLAIIALMPVALQAIFKMNVSFGGTSLLIVVGVALDTVKQMEAQMLMRHYKGFLS
- a CDS encoding adenylate kinase yields the protein MRLIMLGAPGAGKGTQAQLLSKAYNIPQISTGDILRMNIKNETDLGKKAKEYMDKGLLVPDELVVEIVKDRLTQDDCKNGFILDGFPRTIPQAKALDEALDHMGIKLDRAVNVHVPDEKIIIRMSGRRVCPQCGASYHIEFKKPAKENICDECSSDLIQRDDDKEETVRKRLEIYHEQTQPLIEYYQNKGILTTVDGVGEVEEISNRIKEALEVSK